The Tautonia marina genome has a window encoding:
- a CDS encoding UbiA family prenyltransferase — MIANTRATTPHERFVPQSARVLCVDLDGTLIRSDLLWEAFAVLLRTRPWDLWRVPFWLLSGRVRLKTQLADRAPVDVARLPYHTELVDYLRAERGRGRRVVLATAADPGVARAVADHLGIFDEVVAGDGSVNLKGEAKRAALDARFGSGQYDYVGDHRVDLPVWEGAVEAILVAPGTRLERRARGRARVGRVFEGGRRPVRDWMRQLRVHQWAKNLLIFVPLLAAHQLGNPGLVLASVMAFVAFSFGASAIYIVNDLIDLPSDRVHPVKRNRPLASGVIPIPSAIPVAGALLAAALGIGLMLPAPFTALLVLYLILSLSYSLYLKRKLMKDVICLAGLYTLRVLCGGAATGIVISTWLLVFSLFFFLGLSFLKRYSELRSALGRRGRLPGRAYHGDDYAMIGSLGPACSYLAVLVICLYLNDPASVALYRHPRWLLLICPLLLYWTSRIWILAQRGKMHSDPVVFALKDRQSLATGVLTLAILAAATFL, encoded by the coding sequence ATGATTGCCAATACCAGGGCGACCACGCCCCACGAGCGATTCGTGCCCCAGAGCGCTCGCGTCCTGTGCGTGGACCTCGACGGCACGCTGATCCGCTCGGACCTGCTGTGGGAGGCGTTCGCCGTGCTGCTGCGGACCCGCCCCTGGGACCTCTGGCGGGTGCCCTTCTGGCTTCTCTCCGGTCGAGTCCGGCTGAAGACCCAGCTCGCCGACCGGGCACCGGTCGACGTGGCGAGGCTACCGTACCACACGGAACTGGTCGACTACCTGCGAGCCGAGCGAGGTCGGGGCCGTCGGGTCGTCCTGGCGACCGCGGCCGACCCCGGGGTGGCGAGGGCCGTTGCCGACCACCTCGGAATCTTCGACGAGGTCGTTGCCGGCGACGGCTCGGTCAATTTGAAGGGCGAAGCGAAGCGGGCCGCCCTCGACGCCCGGTTTGGCTCGGGGCAGTACGACTACGTCGGCGACCACCGGGTGGATCTGCCGGTCTGGGAAGGGGCGGTCGAGGCGATCCTCGTGGCGCCGGGGACGCGGTTGGAGCGGAGGGCTCGGGGACGGGCCCGGGTGGGCCGGGTCTTCGAGGGTGGGCGACGGCCGGTGCGGGACTGGATGCGACAGCTCCGGGTCCACCAATGGGCCAAGAATTTGCTGATCTTCGTGCCGCTGTTGGCGGCGCACCAGCTGGGAAACCCGGGGCTGGTGCTGGCGTCGGTCATGGCCTTCGTGGCGTTTTCCTTCGGGGCCTCGGCGATCTACATCGTCAACGACCTGATCGACCTGCCGTCGGATCGGGTCCACCCGGTGAAACGCAACCGCCCGCTGGCCTCGGGGGTGATCCCGATTCCCTCGGCCATCCCGGTTGCCGGCGCCTTGCTGGCGGCGGCGCTGGGGATCGGCCTGATGCTGCCGGCCCCCTTTACCGCATTGCTGGTCCTGTACCTCATCCTCTCACTGAGCTACAGCCTGTACCTGAAGCGGAAGCTCATGAAGGACGTGATCTGCCTGGCCGGGCTGTACACGCTCCGGGTGCTTTGCGGCGGGGCGGCGACGGGGATCGTCATCTCGACCTGGTTGCTGGTCTTCTCGCTCTTCTTCTTTTTGGGGCTCTCCTTCCTGAAGCGGTACAGCGAGCTGAGATCGGCGCTGGGCCGCCGGGGGCGGTTGCCGGGTCGGGCATACCACGGGGACGACTACGCGATGATCGGCTCGCTCGGGCCGGCGTGCAGCTACCTGGCGGTGCTCGTCATCTGCCTCTATCTGAACGACCCGGCCAGCGTCGCGCTGTACCGCCACCCCCGCTGGCTGCTGCTGATCTGTCCGCTGCTGCTCTACTGGACCTCCCGGATCTGGATCCTCGCGCAGCGGGGGAAGATGCACTCCGACCCGGTGGTGTTTGCGCTGAAGGACCGCCAGAGCCTCGCGACGGGGGTGCTGACGCTGGCGATTCTCGCGGCGGCGACCTTCCTCTGA
- a CDS encoding PQQ-dependent sugar dehydrogenase produces MQLTNTILGRGIRRRPVGKRRDARVRLEALEDRIAPAGLPPGFAQIEVATGLSNPTTLQFGPEGELYVAEQWSGEIKVIRDGVIQPDPLIRLDVANQGERGLIGFTFDPGFASHGHDDGQDGGEHSHTNFLYVHYTVPGTPAHNRVSRFMMVDGAVAGPEQVLLEIDPLGPATIHNGGSIVFAPDGTLFIGVGDNSVGENAQSLESLHGKVLRINPDGTIPDDNPYVGILPGKYASIWASGLRNPFRLSIHPETGQVNIGDVGQWDWEEINLGVPGANYGWPDVEGPSEPGDLRFSDPIHAYSHTPGDPLIGCAVSASVYYLPEQPSFPAEYVGDLFYADYCNGIRILEEGTHEPRWFDREPNFVTDLAVGPGGDLYYVSLGDFRHDGTTFDNGAVYRITYTGSDEPVVSRPPADQIVSAGEPARFSVVPSGAPPYAFQWLRDGEPIMGATGDRYSIDATTPADDGAVFSVRITNEHGVVESEAATLTVVPYDRPEITFSAPTPESRYVAGVPFEFAAEAVAGDGTPLGPESFTWWMNFHHDEHYHPLMAPTGGMAEGSAVVPAVGETSDNVWVRIHVRVTDANGLTTEAEYDLHPVKAEVTLRGVPEGLGVVFDGTPTPMPLSFVGVAGVERTVTVPDTIDLGGTTWIFDTWSDGRPAVSSLATPRTDAVLTAVYRVDGGELGAGTGLRGLYLGPNRSEETAVQRVDPVVALGGPGAFEGIATARWTGRLLPQFDEPYTFQVRAEGGARLWIDGELVLETWGATGETTASSTPVPLDPEHPAEILLEYRRGLGDGGIDLLWSSPSTPLSIVPSRQTEPADPVPPGGIGPGRGPMTVDFDGDGTDDLVFYDPADASWTIELADGQRLTRQFGMAGVDVPVPADYDGDGRADLAVFRPESDLVPGAAHWLVALSGGGVINQPFGAAGMDLPAPGDYDGDGRADLAVFRPESDLVPGAAHWLVALSGGGVINQPFGAAGMDLPAPGDYDGDGRADLAVFRPESDLVPGAAHWLAALSGGGVINQPVEGAGRDLPAPGDYDGDGWADLAVFRPSESSASIFLSRIERARLASLDPMGPEAQPVTSPALTLWKKLRGRV; encoded by the coding sequence ATGCAACTGACCAACACGATTCTTGGGCGTGGAATCCGTCGCCGCCCGGTGGGGAAGCGACGCGACGCGCGGGTGCGCCTCGAAGCGCTGGAGGACCGGATCGCCCCCGCGGGCCTGCCGCCCGGTTTCGCTCAGATCGAGGTGGCCACCGGCCTCTCGAACCCGACGACGCTGCAGTTTGGGCCGGAGGGGGAGCTCTACGTCGCCGAGCAGTGGAGCGGAGAGATCAAGGTGATCCGCGACGGCGTGATTCAGCCGGACCCCTTGATCCGGCTGGACGTCGCCAACCAGGGGGAGCGCGGCCTGATCGGCTTCACCTTCGATCCCGGCTTCGCCTCCCACGGGCACGACGACGGCCAGGACGGTGGCGAGCACTCCCACACCAACTTCCTGTATGTGCATTACACCGTCCCGGGGACCCCGGCGCACAACCGGGTCAGCCGCTTCATGATGGTTGACGGCGCGGTCGCCGGCCCCGAACAGGTTCTGCTGGAGATCGACCCGCTCGGCCCGGCGACCATCCACAACGGCGGCTCGATCGTGTTCGCGCCCGACGGCACGCTCTTCATCGGCGTCGGCGACAACAGCGTGGGCGAGAATGCCCAATCGCTGGAGAGCCTGCACGGCAAGGTCCTGCGGATCAACCCCGACGGCACCATCCCGGACGACAATCCGTATGTCGGCATCTTGCCGGGCAAGTACGCCTCGATCTGGGCCTCGGGCCTGCGCAATCCGTTCCGCCTGTCGATCCACCCCGAGACCGGCCAGGTGAACATCGGCGACGTGGGGCAGTGGGACTGGGAGGAGATCAACCTCGGTGTCCCCGGCGCCAACTACGGCTGGCCGGACGTCGAGGGGCCCTCGGAACCGGGAGACCTCCGCTTCAGCGACCCGATCCACGCGTACTCGCACACCCCCGGGGATCCCTTGATCGGCTGCGCCGTTTCGGCCTCGGTCTATTACCTGCCTGAGCAGCCTTCGTTTCCGGCCGAATACGTCGGCGACCTGTTCTACGCCGACTACTGCAACGGCATCCGGATCCTTGAGGAAGGGACCCACGAGCCGCGCTGGTTCGACCGAGAGCCCAACTTCGTCACCGACCTGGCCGTCGGCCCCGGCGGCGATCTCTACTACGTTTCGCTCGGCGACTTCCGACACGACGGCACAACCTTCGACAACGGCGCGGTCTACCGGATCACCTACACCGGCAGCGACGAGCCGGTCGTCTCCCGACCGCCGGCCGACCAGATCGTCTCCGCCGGCGAGCCGGCGCGCTTCTCGGTTGTACCTTCCGGCGCTCCCCCCTACGCGTTCCAGTGGCTCCGGGACGGCGAGCCGATCATGGGGGCGACCGGAGATCGCTACTCGATTGACGCCACGACCCCGGCCGATGACGGCGCTGTGTTCTCCGTCCGGATTACCAACGAGCACGGCGTTGTCGAGTCCGAGGCGGCAACGCTGACGGTCGTCCCGTACGATCGCCCCGAGATCACCTTCTCGGCGCCGACGCCCGAGAGCCGCTACGTCGCCGGCGTCCCGTTCGAGTTCGCGGCCGAGGCCGTCGCCGGTGACGGCACCCCCCTCGGGCCGGAATCCTTCACCTGGTGGATGAACTTCCACCACGACGAGCATTATCACCCGCTGATGGCACCGACCGGAGGAATGGCCGAGGGCTCGGCCGTCGTGCCGGCGGTCGGGGAAACCAGCGACAACGTCTGGGTCCGCATTCACGTCCGGGTGACCGACGCCAACGGGCTCACGACCGAGGCCGAGTACGACCTCCACCCCGTCAAGGCCGAGGTGACGCTCCGGGGAGTCCCCGAGGGGCTCGGCGTCGTCTTCGACGGCACCCCGACGCCGATGCCGCTGTCGTTCGTCGGCGTGGCCGGGGTCGAGCGCACCGTGACGGTCCCGGACACGATCGACCTCGGCGGGACGACCTGGATCTTCGACACCTGGTCGGACGGCCGGCCGGCCGTGTCGAGCCTGGCCACGCCCCGGACCGACGCGGTTTTGACGGCGGTCTACCGGGTTGACGGCGGTGAACTGGGGGCCGGCACCGGGCTGAGAGGGCTCTACCTCGGCCCCAATCGATCCGAGGAAACGGCCGTCCAGCGGGTCGACCCCGTCGTCGCGCTCGGCGGGCCCGGCGCGTTCGAGGGGATCGCCACGGCCCGATGGACCGGGCGGCTGCTCCCTCAGTTTGACGAGCCCTACACCTTCCAGGTCCGCGCGGAGGGGGGAGCCCGGCTCTGGATCGACGGCGAGCTGGTCCTTGAGACCTGGGGGGCGACCGGGGAGACGACCGCCTCCTCGACCCCCGTGCCGCTCGATCCGGAGCATCCGGCCGAGATCCTCCTCGAATACCGCCGAGGGCTCGGTGACGGCGGGATCGACCTGCTCTGGTCGAGCCCCTCAACCCCCCTGTCGATCGTCCCGAGCCGCCAGACGGAGCCGGCCGATCCGGTCCCTCCCGGAGGGATCGGGCCGGGGCGGGGGCCCATGACGGTCGACTTCGACGGCGACGGCACCGACGACCTCGTCTTCTACGACCCGGCCGACGCCTCCTGGACGATCGAGCTGGCCGACGGCCAACGGCTCACCCGCCAGTTCGGCATGGCCGGTGTCGATGTGCCGGTCCCGGCCGACTACGACGGGGACGGCCGGGCCGACCTGGCCGTCTTCCGACCCGAAAGCGACCTGGTCCCCGGCGCCGCCCACTGGCTGGTGGCCCTCTCCGGCGGCGGGGTCATCAACCAGCCCTTCGGCGCCGCCGGCATGGATCTGCCGGCCCCCGGCGACTACGACGGGGACGGCCGGGCCGACCTGGCCGTCTTCCGACCCGAAAGCGACCTGGTCCCCGGCGCCGCCCACTGGCTGGTGGCCCTCTCCGGCGGCGGGGTCATCAACCAACCCTTCGGCGCCGCCGGCATGGATCTGCCGGCCCCCGGCGACTACGACGGGGACGGCCGGGCCGACCTGGCCGTCTTCCGACCCGAAAGCGACCTGGTCCCCGGCGCCGCCCACTGGCTGGCGGCGCTCTCCGGCGGCGGGGTGATCAACCAACCCGTCGAAGGGGCCGGGAGGGATCTGCCGGCCCCCGGCGACTACGACGGGGACGGTTGGGCCGACCTGGCGGTCTTCCGTCCGTCGGAGTCATCGGCCTCCATCTTCCTGTCCCGGATCGAGCGGGCTCGTTTGGCGTCACTGGACCCGATGGGTCCGGAGGCCCAGCCCGTGACCTCTCCAGCGTTGACCCTCTGGAAGAAGCTCAGGGGCCGCGTCTGA
- a CDS encoding class I SAM-dependent methyltransferase — MDGVIRVGSRDEFLALVGGPAFARHRHLEQYLAEQHREADQFAVPGYCLCCERPVDFLVDWRFGGSNDGEGARPNWRERLECPGCHLNNRQRMIAGQVAELLRGAGEPCSSAYLMEQITPIFRWFLEHFPDCRIVGSEYLGPDLQGGSVRDGIRHEDAERLSFEDASFDVVVSNEVLEHVNDPFRCMQEMARILRPSGQAFLTIPFDVSRDHNRRRAEIRDGQLHHLEEPAYHGNPLSEEGSLVFTDFGWEALAQLREAGFADVGLHVHWSYELGHLGPAPSYFHLIR; from the coding sequence ATGGACGGCGTGATCCGAGTCGGGAGCCGCGACGAGTTCCTGGCCCTGGTCGGGGGCCCGGCCTTCGCCCGGCATCGTCACCTGGAACAATACCTCGCCGAGCAGCACCGGGAGGCCGACCAGTTCGCCGTCCCTGGCTACTGCCTCTGCTGCGAACGCCCGGTCGACTTTCTCGTCGACTGGCGCTTCGGTGGCAGCAACGACGGCGAGGGCGCCAGGCCGAACTGGCGGGAGCGCCTCGAATGCCCGGGCTGCCATCTCAACAACCGCCAGCGCATGATCGCGGGCCAGGTCGCCGAGCTTCTCCGGGGGGCCGGCGAGCCCTGCTCCTCGGCCTACCTGATGGAGCAGATCACGCCGATCTTCCGCTGGTTTCTCGAACACTTCCCCGACTGCCGGATTGTCGGCAGCGAGTACCTCGGGCCCGACCTCCAGGGTGGCTCCGTCCGTGACGGCATCCGCCACGAGGACGCGGAGCGGCTGAGCTTCGAGGATGCTTCGTTCGACGTGGTTGTCAGCAACGAGGTCCTCGAACACGTCAACGACCCGTTCCGCTGCATGCAGGAGATGGCCCGGATCCTCCGCCCCAGCGGCCAGGCCTTCCTGACGATCCCCTTTGACGTGTCGAGGGATCACAACCGCCGACGGGCCGAGATCCGGGACGGCCAGCTCCACCACCTTGAGGAGCCGGCCTATCACGGCAACCCGCTCTCGGAGGAGGGTTCCCTGGTCTTCACTGACTTCGGCTGGGAAGCCCTCGCGCAGCTCCGCGAGGCCGGCTTCGCGGACGTCGGCCTCCATGTCCACTGGAGCTACGAGCTTGGCCACCTCGGGCCCGCCCCGTCCTACTTCCACCTCATCCGCTGA
- a CDS encoding glycosyltransferase — MSQDRSPRNALLVLGMHRSGTSALTRVLGLLGAELPEHLMQPHPNSNETGFWEPVEIVDTHDELLRSVGSSWDDVAEFPRHWFGSRAAEQYADRLAALVLRNYHDAPLIVLKDPRICRFLPLWLLVLERVGARPHFAIPVRNPLEVAASLKRRDGFPIAKSTLLWLRHVLDAERDSRGFPRAFIAYDHLLADWKGVTDRLGHQLGLTWPGSSHRASVEIEAFLSEALRHNRASGSELRDHAQVVSWVKSAYATLRRLARGDTQEPIETFDRLRVQVDRAELAYGPVVADARIRIERAEAELRAAEESARGIAREKDRSEAEARAQIEAMASELNQTRQALNAQQDRMARERQQFEAERRQAKEALEARRRQAEEPLEAERQRLRDELETLASQLLEAEAMRDWLRRERGRLSAERDRDLARLSALAADLARTEAEREAALADRQAVHRIFTEHMEAAQAAHAEAVQAYHRAESARQQLEATLAELIGSRFWRYSRPARAVGPMARRARARLLGAPLAAARRLPRPVREPLRGLKRRIDTAREDRRVLAELARSGLAFSSTDRPTVSIVIPVHNHYRETVACLQSIRAQVAGVTYEVIVVDDASTDPTPQALALVPGVVAIRNARNLGFIGSCNAGAAQARGEFLAFLNNDTVVTPGWLEELVRTLREEPDAGLAGSRLIYPDGRLQEAGGIIWRDASGWNFGRGGDPNDPEYSYARDCDYCSGASILIRRALFDELGGFDSHFAPAYYEDTDLAFRVRKQGLRVIYQPLSVVVHFEGLSSGTDLSAGVKAHQVTNQKKFRQKWAEVLAHHPPGDAGDPYERVAPSNRVLVIDHIVPTPDQDAGSLRMFRMLQILRSRGLAVTFIPQNLHASPGYTQALQRIGVKVLHHPYIASVREYLERHGHRYMLAWICRPDIVAQHLDDVRLLAPRAKIAFDTVDLHFVREAREAALLGDPALAEAAEARKAQELALAEASDYTVVVSPTEADLLRDLRPGLDTRVVTLIHEPHSAIPGYAERKGIVFIGGFNHPPNVDAVEFFVRTVFPEVRRRLPGVTFTIIGSHPPEQVRDLACDDVIITGFVPDVTDFFRRCRLSVAPLRYGAGVKGKVNMSMAFGVPVVVTSIAAEGMHLVDGRDVLIADDSASFAEAVVRAYRDPNLWQTLSEHGQRNIEEHFSTRVVAREIDRILTDAGLPSDDQPTLRLVGPDAEALTTSKRAS, encoded by the coding sequence ATGAGTCAGGACCGCTCGCCCCGAAACGCCCTCCTGGTGCTCGGCATGCACCGCTCGGGAACCTCGGCGCTGACTCGGGTGCTCGGCCTGCTCGGGGCGGAGCTGCCCGAGCACTTGATGCAGCCGCACCCCAACAGCAACGAGACGGGCTTCTGGGAGCCGGTCGAGATCGTCGATACCCACGACGAACTGCTCCGGTCGGTCGGCTCAAGCTGGGACGACGTCGCCGAGTTCCCCAGGCACTGGTTCGGCAGCCGTGCGGCCGAGCAGTACGCCGATCGGCTCGCCGCGCTGGTCCTCAGGAACTACCACGACGCGCCGCTGATCGTCCTGAAGGATCCGAGAATCTGCCGATTCCTGCCCCTCTGGCTGCTCGTGCTGGAGCGGGTCGGGGCCCGCCCTCACTTCGCCATTCCGGTCCGCAATCCGCTGGAGGTCGCCGCCTCGCTGAAGCGCCGGGACGGCTTCCCGATCGCCAAGTCCACCCTGCTCTGGCTGCGCCACGTCCTCGACGCCGAGCGCGATTCAAGGGGCTTCCCCCGCGCCTTCATCGCGTACGATCACCTGCTCGCGGACTGGAAGGGGGTCACCGATCGCCTCGGTCATCAGCTTGGCCTGACCTGGCCTGGCAGCTCGCACCGGGCGAGCGTCGAGATCGAAGCGTTTCTCTCCGAAGCGCTCCGGCACAACCGCGCCAGCGGGAGCGAGCTGAGGGACCATGCCCAGGTCGTCAGCTGGGTCAAGTCCGCCTACGCGACCCTGCGACGGCTCGCCCGTGGCGACACTCAGGAGCCGATCGAAACCTTCGACCGACTTCGCGTGCAGGTCGACCGGGCGGAGCTCGCCTACGGTCCGGTCGTCGCCGACGCCCGAATCCGGATCGAGCGCGCCGAGGCGGAACTCCGGGCCGCCGAGGAGTCCGCCCGGGGGATTGCCCGAGAGAAGGACCGCAGCGAGGCCGAGGCCCGGGCCCAGATCGAGGCGATGGCCAGCGAGCTGAACCAGACCCGACAGGCACTCAACGCCCAGCAGGATCGGATGGCCCGGGAACGGCAGCAGTTCGAGGCCGAACGTCGCCAGGCCAAAGAGGCCCTTGAGGCCAGGCGTCGCCAGGCCGAAGAGCCCCTCGAGGCCGAGCGTCAGCGACTCCGGGACGAGCTGGAGACCCTGGCCTCCCAGTTGCTCGAGGCCGAGGCGATGCGGGATTGGCTGCGGAGGGAGCGAGGCCGGCTCTCGGCTGAGCGTGACCGCGACCTGGCCCGGCTCTCGGCGCTGGCTGCCGACCTGGCCCGGACCGAGGCCGAGCGCGAGGCGGCCCTCGCTGACCGGCAGGCCGTGCACCGGATCTTCACCGAGCACATGGAGGCCGCCCAGGCCGCCCACGCCGAGGCCGTGCAGGCCTACCACCGGGCCGAGTCCGCCCGGCAGCAGCTTGAGGCCACGCTGGCCGAGCTGATCGGCTCCCGATTCTGGCGGTACAGCCGGCCAGCCCGGGCGGTCGGCCCGATGGCCCGACGGGCCCGCGCCCGGCTCCTCGGTGCCCCTCTGGCCGCCGCCCGGAGGCTGCCCAGGCCGGTCCGCGAACCGCTCCGGGGCCTGAAGCGCCGGATCGACACCGCCCGGGAGGACCGCCGCGTCCTCGCCGAGCTGGCCCGCTCGGGCCTGGCCTTCTCGTCGACCGACCGGCCGACCGTCTCGATCGTCATCCCGGTCCACAATCACTACCGGGAGACGGTTGCCTGCCTGCAGTCGATCCGCGCTCAGGTCGCCGGCGTGACCTACGAGGTGATCGTCGTCGACGACGCCTCCACCGATCCAACCCCCCAGGCGCTGGCCCTGGTGCCCGGGGTGGTGGCGATCCGCAACGCCAGGAACCTCGGCTTCATCGGCTCGTGCAACGCCGGGGCCGCTCAGGCCCGCGGCGAGTTCCTGGCTTTCCTGAACAACGACACGGTCGTCACTCCCGGCTGGCTCGAGGAACTGGTCCGGACCCTCCGCGAGGAACCCGACGCCGGGCTCGCCGGCTCCCGCTTGATCTACCCCGACGGCCGGCTCCAGGAGGCCGGCGGCATCATCTGGCGAGACGCCAGCGGCTGGAACTTCGGCCGCGGCGGCGACCCGAACGACCCGGAGTACTCCTACGCCCGGGACTGCGACTACTGCTCCGGCGCCTCGATCCTCATCCGTCGCGCTCTGTTCGACGAGCTCGGCGGCTTCGACTCCCACTTCGCCCCGGCCTATTACGAGGACACCGACCTGGCCTTTCGGGTCCGCAAACAGGGTCTTCGGGTCATCTACCAGCCGCTGTCGGTCGTTGTCCACTTCGAGGGGCTCTCCTCGGGCACGGACCTGAGCGCCGGGGTCAAGGCGCATCAGGTCACCAACCAGAAAAAATTTCGGCAGAAGTGGGCCGAGGTGCTGGCCCACCACCCGCCCGGCGACGCCGGCGACCCGTACGAGCGCGTCGCCCCGAGCAACCGCGTCCTGGTCATCGATCACATCGTGCCAACGCCCGACCAGGACGCCGGATCGCTCCGGATGTTCCGGATGCTCCAGATCCTCCGGAGCCGGGGCCTGGCCGTGACGTTCATCCCCCAGAACTTGCACGCCTCCCCCGGCTACACCCAAGCTCTCCAGCGGATCGGCGTGAAGGTGCTGCACCACCCCTACATCGCCTCGGTGCGCGAGTACCTGGAGCGGCATGGGCACCGCTACATGCTGGCCTGGATCTGCCGCCCCGATATCGTCGCCCAGCACCTCGATGACGTCCGCCTGCTGGCCCCTCGGGCGAAGATCGCCTTCGACACGGTCGACCTGCACTTCGTCCGGGAAGCGCGCGAGGCGGCCCTCCTGGGCGATCCGGCCCTGGCCGAGGCGGCCGAGGCCCGCAAGGCCCAGGAGCTGGCCCTGGCCGAAGCCAGCGACTACACCGTCGTCGTCAGCCCCACCGAGGCCGACCTCCTCCGGGATCTCCGGCCGGGACTGGACACCCGGGTCGTCACCCTCATCCACGAGCCCCACAGCGCGATCCCCGGCTACGCCGAGCGCAAGGGGATTGTCTTCATCGGCGGCTTTAACCACCCGCCCAATGTGGACGCCGTCGAGTTCTTCGTCCGGACCGTCTTCCCCGAGGTCCGCCGCCGCCTGCCCGGCGTGACCTTCACCATCATCGGCAGCCACCCGCCCGAACAGGTTCGCGACCTGGCATGCGACGACGTGATCATCACCGGATTCGTTCCGGACGTGACCGACTTCTTCCGTCGATGCCGGCTCTCGGTCGCCCCCTTGCGGTACGGGGCCGGTGTCAAGGGGAAGGTGAATATGAGCATGGCCTTCGGCGTTCCGGTGGTCGTCACTTCGATCGCTGCCGAGGGGATGCACCTGGTTGACGGCCGCGACGTGCTGATCGCCGATGACTCCGCCTCCTTTGCAGAGGCCGTCGTCCGAGCCTACCGTGACCCGAACCTCTGGCAAACCCTCTCCGAACACGGCCAGAGGAACATCGAGGAACACTTCTCGACCCGCGTCGTTGCCCGCGAAATCGACCGCATTCTGACCGACGCCGGCCTCCCGTCCGACGACCAACCCACCCTGCGCCTCGTTGGTCCCGACGCCGAGGCCTTGACCACCTCGAAGCGGGCCTCCTGA
- a CDS encoding class I SAM-dependent methyltransferase — MTASEFSKTAAALYASTTGFRRQMAVYRPYICPFERVAECVDPGSRVLDVGCGQGMLLALLGVSGRCSEGVGFDSDADAIAVAREMATHYEAQGHPGALRFEHLPVSAAWPEGRFDVVTIVDVMHHVPRDQRPSVLQLAFEALRPGGRLIYKDIGHRPRWRALANNCHDLLVAREWVRYTPITQVRLWAGELGFASSDPQRINRLWYAHDLAVFTKPGPDAVRGPLMARSA, encoded by the coding sequence ATGACGGCCTCCGAGTTTTCGAAGACCGCGGCGGCGCTCTATGCCTCGACGACGGGGTTTCGCCGCCAGATGGCGGTTTACCGGCCCTACATCTGCCCCTTCGAGCGGGTCGCGGAGTGCGTGGACCCCGGGTCCCGCGTCCTGGACGTCGGCTGCGGCCAGGGGATGCTCCTGGCGCTTCTGGGCGTGTCGGGCCGGTGCTCGGAGGGCGTCGGGTTCGACTCGGACGCCGACGCCATCGCCGTCGCCCGGGAGATGGCAACGCACTATGAGGCGCAGGGGCACCCCGGGGCCCTCCGCTTTGAGCACCTTCCCGTCTCCGCTGCCTGGCCCGAAGGACGGTTCGACGTGGTGACCATCGTTGACGTGATGCACCATGTTCCCCGGGACCAGCGGCCCTCAGTCCTCCAGCTTGCCTTCGAGGCGCTGCGGCCGGGCGGCCGGCTCATTTACAAGGACATCGGGCACCGGCCGCGATGGCGGGCGCTGGCGAACAACTGCCACGACCTGCTGGTCGCTCGGGAGTGGGTCCGGTACACGCCGATCACGCAGGTCCGCCTCTGGGCGGGAGAGCTCGGCTTCGCGTCGTCCGATCCGCAGCGCATCAATCGACTCTGGTATGCGCACGACCTGGCGGTCTTCACGAAGCCCGGGCCGGACGCGGTCCGAGGCCCCCTGATGGCCCGGTCGGCCTGA